The genomic stretch TACAAATGGTTTTTTATCAGTTTACTTCCTGAGGGGCAGGCCAAAAATTAAAAAGCGTTGACTATTATTATTACAAAGTGATATTGTAGAGACATGTTCGGTCTTGGATTTCCTGAACTTGTAGTCATATTGTTTATAATCCTTTTGGTCTTCGGGGCAGGCAAGCTCCCGGAGATAGGAGGGGCAATCGGTAAGGGTATAAAAAGCTTTAAAAAGGCAACACATGAACCCGAGGAAAAGGATGTAGCCCCGCCAAAAGAGAACAAGGATCAGGAAAAACCCTCTTAATAATTATTGTGAATGAAAAGGTCTTTATAGGGATCGGCT from Pseudomonadota bacterium encodes the following:
- a CDS encoding twin-arginine translocase TatA/TatE family subunit is translated as MFGLGFPELVVILFIILLVFGAGKLPEIGGAIGKGIKSFKKATHEPEEKDVAPPKENKDQEKPS